TCAAAGCAGAAGGTGCTGCAGATGGTGCTTGGGATGACTAATTCTGTTCTACATTTCTGTGGACTGTACTTGCTCATGGTAGAACCCTCAAAAATCTAAGGTTGGTAAAGAATTGTTGTCTGCCCATCCATGCATTAGTAGGTTGTCTTCGATTTTACAGTTTTGATGCAAaactcccccctcccccctgcGGGGTCCCTTTTCCTGCATTCCCTCAATGTGTCTTTTGTGGCATAACTTTTTCATGATGTGCTGTACATGTGATGTACAGGCGTTTCTTGCCACTTGGGGCTAGAAGTGCGAAGCCTGCTGAAGGTGACTTCTCTGTATTTACATTCCATTACTGTTGTTACTCAACAGCTTTAACAGGGATTGTTGGTTTAAGAAGCTTTGTGCTACAGTACTGTAACAGACGCATCTTGAAAAcacatctatttttttttttttaggagaaTCGTATCTTAtagtaagaagaaagaaaaataaacaaaaaagacAGATTATAACTCCTCGTGGAAGAATCTGTCCCctgtaacatatatatatatatatgtgcatctATTGTTTTATCAGGTGTTCATGTGGCCTAAATTGGTTCACCTTGTTTCAATCAGCATTGGACAGATTCTGATGCGCGACTCGGaaacaacaattgaaatttgaaatggcATATTTATTTAGTTCATCAGACTCAATGCactaatttttataaatgcagGTGCCACCAAATTGGCCCCTTGGAATGTGTGGCAGTTTAGCAACAGATTGCAGGATAGCGATACTTAAGTTATATTTAGTTGACAAGTGCAAATTGTAATGGTGGCAAAAGTAAACGGCGCCATTCTAATCCCCAGGTTTTGAAGTTGTGGCCCTTCTCTGCCTTCATGGGAGCTGGGGAGCGATGAAGGGTTTTTGCGGTTTGGAGTGGGAGTGCAACTCCAAACTTAAACATTCCCACTTTTATTGTTTGATACCATTGCCACTCTTCTACCTTTTAGTGTTGCATGGTTCATCTACTGTTTTGTGCAATTTTCGTACTAACATTTTGTTAGTCGCACCGGTTCCTGAATGtgattaattagtttttttgcATTCATCCATGAACCTGAAATGTTGTCTAATAAGGTTTCATCTCACACCTGTCATTCATTTCCTCcgaattttcaattttagtgtAACGGTGTTATTTTAAGGCCCAtttggtagttttttttttaatttttttggccAAGTAAATTAACAGggattttataaaattgttgactgaatgttttaattttttctttcctttttaccatttgaaaatgaaaacaggAAATAATGTTTGTTTATAAAAGATTGGGGAAATAATGTCGATGTCGTGAAAGAGGTTGAAGGttgaaattttgataaaatttaatgaagaatTGCATTTAGACATCATGGCTCGAAGTTACGTATATAAAGGTCTCTTACGagatattttttgtaatttatgttttttattcaCAATTCTTTGCAAGATTAAAATTTCTTTGAAATATGGTGTtttgagtaaaaaaaattatacaatctTTAGAGATACATTTATAtcacagaaatttaaaaatctctaaaaatatatttgaacaaaaataaatattttggaactataaaaaatcttttttcaaatgaatcAAACTCTGTAAAATCTCTGCACTTTACCCCAAATTTAACACGCTGTTGGGTTCGGGACCTGGACGCTCAATAACGAACTTTTTCATAATCGAAAGTTCGCTGACACAAGCAGCTATATAAACCAACCGAACGTAGCGTTCAGTTTAGTTTCCATCTCTTCAACACAatttgcatttttaaaaattattacaagcGGAGCgaaattgacaagaattttagGGAAAGAGGCAACAGTaggataaatattaaattacaaaCGCGAATAATAATCGCATGTCTATACTAACTACTAGTGGTGCTCACTGCCCTGATGACAGTTGATTCATAATGCACGCACGGCATTTTATGTCATATGGAAGCTAACTCAGCTGATGAACTTCTTTAAAGGCAAAActaaacatcaaattacatgCACAAACTGCCCTGCTCCTGCCCTAAATGGCGGTGGACATGGCTGGCAGCTAAGATATAAGTTTCTGCGCTTTCAGAAACAATTCCGAACCGCAACTCCTCCCCACAGCAGAGCCCAAGCCACAGTGAGATGacccaaaacaaaaaatcagGAACTTCCAAGAGATGAACATTAATTAAGAAAAGTTAAAAAACGAACAAGGTAGAGGTATGTACTCCAACATCACCTATTAAATTAGGTAGCCAACACTGGATGCCGCTTGTGCCCAACAAACGCCTGCCGGAGCTGGTGATACCCATCTCTGTAGTGCTCCAGAGAGAAACACAGTTGCCTTATTGCTTCCCGTTTCTCTTCCGCCCCTTCCCGTATCACATCTCTTTGCCTCTCAACCTCCTCCTCCAGTTCTTTAACTTTTGATCTCAGGTCTGCCGAAAGTGTCTGTGCATTTTCGGCTCCAGCAATCAACTCGACATGCTCCATATGTAGTTGCTTCAAATGCTTGTCCATATGTTCAATCTGACCGTCCCTCGAGCTTATTTCAGTATTGAGTGTGGTAATTCTTGTATTTAGCTCTGCTCTCGCGGCTATCAGGGTATCAAGCTCCAATTTAAATGAAACCCTTAACTGCTGTATTTCAGCCTGAAGAAATTCTTCCATCTCTACTTTTCCAGCCTTGACTCGCCTGACCTCCTCCTCTAGAAATTGGCAACGCAGTTCCCATTCTTTGATATTATCCTCCAGATAAGTTCGTTCCTTCAACAATTTAGAAATTCCAGCCTGAAGCCGTGTGTTTTCTTCAGACAAGCTCTGGTTGGCATTGGAAATGGTTTCTCTCAATATTCTGATCTCTTGATCACGTTCTGACAAATTGTTTTTGTACCTTGAAATTCTATCCTGCAGCTTGGAGACTTCTCTATGCTCTCTCTCAACCTTGGCTTTCAATGTAGCATTATCTTTCTGAGCCAACCCAAGTTGATCCTGCAAACGTCGAACAGAGGACCTGCTATTCTCAAGTTCATGTCTCAGAtttgcactctctctctctgaaccCTGAAGCTTTTCTTTTGTGATCTTCAGCTCTTCCCCTAGTCTCTGAATTCGTAATTCAGGGTCAGAAACTTCTATTTTCAAGCCATCCTTTGTTTCCCCAAGTTCTCTTGCCTGCTTACTCTCCAGTTCCAAATTGGCTCCAAAAGAGACATCCTTCCCTGTTACTCCAGCACCGCCTTGCAAATTGTTTATGGCATCGCCGGACCTATAACTCTGGAGCTCCATCTTCAATCTGGCAGTCTCTTCTTCGTAAAGACGGATTTTATCTCTTGCATCCCTCATCTCTTCCTCATATCCGGCAATTCTAGCAAGTAGACCTTCAGAATTTCCATTTCTACTTCGTCTTGAAGAATCAGCTGTATTCTGCTCCTGTTGAATACGGAGCTTCTCTTTCATGTCACGGAGCTCAACCTCCAATTCAACAATTTTCCTCCGCAACCCTTGCCCCTCGCTGTTGCCTGATGTGACAGAGTAATTGTTTACGGAGTTTATGGAGGAATCATCTGATTCTGTCTCAGAATCCAAAGTAGAGGAGTCATCTCCTTCCTTGTTGCATAAATCTGAGTTACTTCCGCCGGAACCaaggaaaaaatcaaaaccagCAGCTCGAGGGCCAGATTTACGGCGACTAAGCCTTTGATCAGGAGAAGGCAATATGGAGGCTGGCTCAGAACCAACATCAGAGATGCCTGAGCCCTGGGATTGGAGATCTGAGGGAATATTCTTCCGTAGTTCTCCAGTGACATGATCATAACGCTCAGCAAGTGAGCAGTACATGCGGTATAATTCTTCAACATGAGAGATCAATTCAGGCCTCTTTTGATAATACATTTCAGCCTTTTTAGCAAATGAATCGGCATCCTCTTCAATAAGTTTCAACATCCGTTTGACACTCTGGTCCATCTCTGCAATCAAtgaattttcttcattttaaaGCTCCTCAACTTGGCCTTCTCAAATTATTACAGAATGCAATAATGTAATGTTAACTGAAGAATTTAGGCAAACTCAATTCTCCCTATCCACTAGCACAAATTATTGGGATCGCTACAGCTCAATGgccttttttttaaaataaaggtGTGGCTACATTTTTCTGACAATTGCATGTATGTGTGTCCCTTTCAATAATGTCCTATACAACTATAGGTTTTTTAAGCCAGACATGATTTCACAATGCAGTTGATTAATATTTCATCATTGAGCCTTTAGCTACAGAATTACTAGTAAAAACGATATTCCTCCCATGAACATGTTTGCTTGTTTTTGAgcagtaaaaaattatatggaaATTCTATGAATACATAAAATCTAAAACAAAAGGCATAAAGACTTTGATTGTTGCAAAGTTCCTTTTAACGAGAGTTCCACTGCTGAAGCCCAAAATCCAGTGATCAATACAAAACGGCATAAGAAGTCCCATTGAAGGACCACATATTATGAACTCTAGAAATCAATTGTAATATGTTGCAGAATCATCAAAGCATATGAGGTCTCTAGCCATGGCAAAGCCAGAAGTTTACCGCAGCAAGAAGGGGTCAGGCAATCAAAGCTGAAATACAACTCCCATGAAGAATTTATGAGATAAAAGGTCTACATAATTTGGATTCTactaataaagaaataaaatatgggaatattcattttgtccagtttgaaaaaaaaaaaaaaaaactatttaacATCAACCAGAACTAGTTTTTTAAGACAATAAATACTCAAAACTACACTACTTTGAACCCCTTTGATTATGCTATTGCTGAAGTGATACACCATTCTTAATCTGAAAAATAACTGAGAAAATTTGGTCTGGCCACAAAAAATTGCTAATCTAGACTAATTATAATGAGTAGGCAAATATATGCACTTCAAATGCATATTAAAGCGATTGGTAATGTTAACATAGATTGAATAAATGAGAATATTCATGTAATTCATTTAACACAATTAATATAGTTGGTTTATTGCGCACCATAATGACCAAAAATATTGCATTTCCTTACTCTTCCGCAGAAGCAATTTGAAGTACCAAGTTTTTCCTAATGCTTGTTGTCTTATAATATATGTAACTCAAATGGTAATGCAAGGTACTAGACTTCTGCTGataaaaattttccttttttctcttctagctaatatgataaaaaatttcaaattgatAGTAGAGCTAGTATAAATTCGCATACAATATGAAGAAAAGTTTTAAGGATTCATGAATTGGGTCAGTAGTTTTCTTCTAATTATCTCAATCCAAATGCATTAACAGGCAAAGATAAGTAAAATACAACACATACTCCAGGGAAAacattgttttgtttttgtaaaaaatggccaaaacatttCCATTTCCTAGGAAATTGACACCAAACAATAGGGAAAAAGCaaccttaaaatatttttggagaaacataaaaaaactTATCAAAATTCACTGACACTATAGAATACACACCAGATATAATAAGTTCTTTT
This genomic stretch from Diospyros lotus cultivar Yz01 chromosome 1, ASM1463336v1, whole genome shotgun sequence harbors:
- the LOC127801417 gene encoding protein NETWORKED 4A codes for the protein MASLLVKSNKNMRRTESKKSHSWWWDSHISPKNSKWLAENLEEMDQSVKRMLKLIEEDADSFAKKAEMYYQKRPELISHVEELYRMYCSLAERYDHVTGELRKNIPSDLQSQGSGISDVGSEPASILPSPDQRLSRRKSGPRAAGFDFFLGSGGSNSDLCNKEGDDSSTLDSETESDDSSINSVNNYSVTSGNSEGQGLRRKIVELEVELRDMKEKLRIQQEQNTADSSRRSRNGNSEGLLARIAGYEEEMRDARDKIRLYEEETARLKMELQSYRSGDAINNLQGGAGVTGKDVSFGANLELESKQARELGETKDGLKIEVSDPELRIQRLGEELKITKEKLQGSERESANLRHELENSRSSVRRLQDQLGLAQKDNATLKAKVEREHREVSKLQDRISRYKNNLSERDQEIRILRETISNANQSLSEENTRLQAGISKLLKERTYLEDNIKEWELRCQFLEEEVRRVKAGKVEMEEFLQAEIQQLRVSFKLELDTLIAARAELNTRITTLNTEISSRDGQIEHMDKHLKQLHMEHVELIAGAENAQTLSADLRSKVKELEEEVERQRDVIREGAEEKREAIRQLCFSLEHYRDGYHQLRQAFVGHKRHPVLAT